GAGGATGTGTGTGCCCCAGCTGTGCAAGGGACATGTGTGAGTGTGCGCAGGTGTGTGcccgtcctgctgctgggctgccatCGCATCCCTCGAACGCTTCCTCGGTGCAATGAGGGATCCGAGGACCTTTGCCCGGCGGTGACAGCAGTGGGGACAGCCCTGCGCATCTGTGTACCCACCCCTTAGGGAGAGGGGGAATAAAAAGGGAGATGGGTTCGCCATGCAGAGCATCCCGGCTTTCATTCAGCATCTGTCTTTATCATCCCCTGAGCGGGGAATTTTTTGCTGGAAGCTTTTTTGGGAATAGCAGAGGGTGGGAACAGCCTCAGTGAGGGCCCTCCCCTGGAGACCCGGGGACCTGGGCCAAGGCCAGCCTGGGGCCAGGCACGGTGAGCCCAGTGCACGGAGCTTCACCCCTTCCGAGCATAatatcaaaaaatgaaaaacccgAGTGAGTGATGGGGCCGTAGCGAGGCAAATCAATAGTTGACACAGCCAACGACGTCTCCGCTCACATTAGCGCCGAATGAAGCTGTTTACTCCAACTTTCCCCGCACAAGGAGAGCCAGGGCCAGCACAGGAGCAGAAGATGGATGGCGTGCTGCAGGGCCGGGGGGATTTGTCTTGCCGTGACAGACGGCTTGCAGCAACAGCCGCatcccctgcctgtcccctgcctgtcccctgcctgtcccctgcttgtcccctgcctgcctgcgGCGTGGGGAGCGTGGGTGCGGGCACAgcgggagcagggctggcaccatTTTGTCCTGGTTCCCGTCACCAGCAGAAATCTGGGGGAAGACCAAAATGAGCAGGGGACTCGGGTCAAACCCAGCCGGCAGGGTCCAGCTCCTGTCCCCGGGTGCTGAGCGTCACCGGGACGCTGGCGCCTGGGGACACGGGTGACAAGTGGGCAGAGGAGGGGGCCAGCAcccgcctcctcctccttttaataaaacatgaacGAGGTGCCAGCGTGGATTAGATTCACTTCCCCGGTGACAGAAAATCAAAGGCTTCTCCCATCTTTTCTAGAGGCGCGTTCCTGATTGatctggaagcagcagctcgGTGCGAGGGAAGGAGTCTATACACACCGCAACAGctctttaatttcttaatttaatatCTGACACGTAAAGATTCTCATTAAGCCAGTCAATGAAGCCTGGAAATACAATTTTCGTGCAAACTGTCGCTATCATAACTTACACGAAACTTCAGCTGGTGCCCTGTAAGCGGCGTGATTAAAACCATTCATCTTCCCTGTCAGCCTCCCCGTCACCGCGTCACCCGTGCCCAGCGCCGTGCCACCGCCGCGCGCGGCTGTGGGTGCTGGGTCCAacgctgcagccccagcacccgcGGGTGGGGCCGGATCCTGCGGGGAGGTGTCCCCGGGTGGGAGGTGCACGGGAGGGAGGCCTTGCCGGAGCTAATTAGGGAAATGAATTCCTGTTGAGTTTCAGCTCTTCTCGGCCACAGGGAAGATAGAAAGCATTGTGCTTTGGTGCTGATTAAATCCCGAAGACCGAGGCAGGGATTAGTGCCGAAGCTGCTCCTCGGGGTGCCCCCAGCACGTGCACCaagcgaggggctgggggacctGGGGCTCGCACGGGGACATGGGCATCGGCGTCGCCATCCGGATGGGCAGCggggctgaggaagaggagggggccCGAGCATGCAGGTTAGGTTTTGATCCAGAGGGGTTCACTCTGCAGGATGGTCGGTTTGGGGGGGGCTCAGCTGAGGTGGGGGACCTCTGGGCATCACCAGCTGCACCCATGGTGCTGGAGCGCCGCCCTGACCCATCACTGGCGGTGCTGTCAGGTAACACCAAGCACTGCCCCCCACCCAAAGCTGTCCCCATGTGTCTTCCTGATGGAGACACAGAGCATCCCTGCATCCACACCAGGTCCCTGTCTCTGAATCTGCATTgcgtccccatccctgcacccACATcgcatccccatccctgtcgTGCCCCAAGTCCAGCTGCAGGTTGGCTCCAAAGGCTTCCAACCCCCACCACACATCCCACCCCCCAGAGCACCCCAAAGGAGAGCTCCCATGGCTCCAGGAGGGCACCTTGCGGGTGGCCCCAAGGGAATAGCTCTGCAGGACGGGAGCCGCTTCCCTcgccttcctcctgcctgttATCTCCAGCCGTCggagctgccagctcctgccagcgCTCGTGCAGCCTGACGCTGGTGCAGCTTGAAAGTGCCGCGTGGCGTGTTTGATGTCAGGATTACCGGCTGGCTGTATTGTAaatgctaaaatgaaataagaagaTTAGAGAAGAAAAGCGCCGCTCCGCAGCGCGCGCCTGCCGATTGCCGCCCGCCGGATCCCCCGCGGGTGACGGGGGGCTCAGGCGTCACGCGGCACAGGCGGTGGGGCCACGCAAAGGGTTAAAAAGGGCCACAAGTTCTGTCTTCCAGCCCAGGCAGGGGCAAGAGGCGGAAGGGAGCCTTTCATGTGTCCCCAGGGCTCTCCATGGGGCAGGTGGGCGCTCCCCAGTTCCCCACCTGTGCAGTGGGAGCCGCTGGAGCTGGCCCCGTGCCGCACCACGCACCTGCCTCCCCCTGTCTCCAGCATCTGTTCCCGATCACGGCGTTGTTTCAATCCGTTCAGAACATTTCtccccccagtccccccccAGCTACCAAATGCTATTGTTTTTCTGCAAGCGTGGATGCTCGGCACCTGCCCGCATCATCCACGTGAGGGCACGAGCCTCGAGTGGGGACGGAGCCAGTGGCACCCCAAGGGGTCAGGAAAGGGAATCAGAGCAGCCGATGCTGCGGCTGGACCGTGCGTCCccaaaatgcagcagcctcggggctcccagcaccgcccctgtcccctgccctcaGTGCCACCAAGGTGGCAGGGCCATGGTGGTAATGAAGTCTGCAGGGGTCAGGGCTGAGGGTGTCAGGAGGCGGGGTTGTAAATGCTATTTTCTAGCTCAGTGCCCCGTAACTCTCCCCGACAACGGTTGTgcttaaataaagcaaatggcACACTTTAATCACCTTCACCCTCCCGgccctgctcccttccccagggcaCAGGACAGGAGGGGGGGACACCCAGGGgtgtcctgtgctgctgctggggctgcccatgGTGGCACTGCGGGATGGGGACGGATGTCACcgcagtgcagcagcaggacacaaCGCCGCCcctgagcagcagggcagcggTGGGCTCAGTGCGCTGCCAGCGATGGGAGAGGAGCCACGGTACCCGCAGGTGGCCACGCGCGTGCGGCTGCATGCACGCTCACGTGGGCAGGAGCGTGTGCAAGTGCATGCACGTGCAGGTGCATGCATGCAGGTGTGAGTGTGCACAGATGCACGTGCACGTGTGCATCTATATACACACGTCTGCACGCGCATGCACACGCATGAGCGTAGGCACACCCGTGCCTGCACATTTGTGCACTCGTGCACAGATATGTCTGCACCACGCACGGGCGCACCCATGCACAACCTGTGTGTTTGCGTGTTGTGCACTCAGGTGTGCTTGCACAACTCCCCACACCGCACACTCACAGCAGCCTTCAGCGCTGAAATCTCGGGgaaatttctcattttgccGGCGGCCAGGGCTGGGcgcgggagcagcagcagctggcacagcGCGCCCGCGCCGCAGATAAGTTCCTGCCACCAAgtttccttcccctgctcatTTTCTGATTAGCCCCTGTCTGATGCGTCGGCAGCCGCGCTGCACGGAGCTTATTCAAAGGCGGCGTAATCTTTGCAAAGCAGCAAACAGGGGGCAGGGACGCATCCAGCTCCCAGCAGTCGGAGGTAATAACTCCTCGGGGACGCGCTGACAAGCCGCCGGGAGGGCTGTGGAAATCCTTTCTGCGGCTGAGCCGAGAGGATTCTCCTGCTATCCCCTAAAGCCTGCGTGTCACCTAGTCCAATAAATGGCATTATCGGGAAGGTGGCACTTTGTTCCGGCGTATCTCAGCGCTGCGCTGGCTTTGCATGGGAAAGTGAGGCTTAGGGGGTGGGGGTGAGCGGGTGGCCatgggagctggggatggggacggcgTGGAGACATCACCCTGGGGTGGCCCTGGTTGTCCCATGTCCCTGCATCCTGCCtggtcctggtgctgctgggcaccacGCTGGCTAATAACTTCAAAACGATGAGGAGATTTGCAGCCAAATCCTCTCGTGAAGAGATTTAGGAGGGTGACGGAGATAATTAACCATCTCTCCCCGAGCATTGACTTGCGgctgaaagggggaaaaataacgATGTTTTTCACACGCCTCTTAAATCACCCTGATGCCCAGCCGGGGTGTGGTGCAAAcgcagctcagcacagcagctgcagggctgggagagccgtggtggagctgagcagagcagggatttGGGCACAGGGGGACAGCCAGGGACGGGGACACCTCGCAGGCCACCTGCACAGcgctgcaggagctgcatggGGAGGGACCTGACCTGGCCCTCTGTCAGCTGTAGGATGCTGAGGGGTGGCACAGAGGTGCACAGCTACTTCGGGAGGCTTGGTGCCACGTCACCCTGTGACCCTCCTCTGCTGGGACCTGTAGCCTGTGCCAGCACGAGGTGGACCCACCACTGTGGGTGCTGCCCTGGCTCCGTCACCGGCTGGGGACACAGGTAAAGGGGACCTGACACCATGAGAGGAAGAGGGCAGGGAGATTTGGGGGCAGAGGTGCCTGAGCCTTCCCCCAGCAGCCTGTGTGAGCCACCTGTGCCCCAGGCAGGGGAcagtgctccagcagggctgtccCACTGCTGTCCCCTTGTCCCTCCGCTGTGTTTCTCCatgccagcccctggggacagggaagTGACCCGACAGGGCTTGATACCCTGGGTATGCTGGGCCTTATGGGGGGCAGCAcgtcccctcccacccccaaaaacATTCCCCTACCGCTAAAAGCCCCCAGAGTGGCAGCAGAAGCCCCGCAAAAGGGCATGGAGGGGATGCCCACCAGCGGTGTCCTGGTGCAGGGTGGCACCCCGgccctgctctgtccccagtCCCTGGCAGGGCTCGGGGTGGCCAAGGAGGCCACCTTGGGTGGCTTCAGGCCCTACCAGGAGCGGGGAGGACGCAGGGCAgagcgaggaagaggaggagaaggaggaggaaggcctCTGCTGCCTCACCCCCTGCCTCACGGCCAAACGCAggcggctccccccggccgcGGCTCGTCCCCACCTCCCGGCCCTCCCCCGGCCTCTCCCTGTCGCTGGCACCGGTGGAGCACGCGTGACACCCAGTGGGCGACCCACGGACTGCAGGGCCGGGTGCcgggagcccagcagctgccggGGGCAGCCCCGATCGCTcccctcggctccgccgctcCGGGCACACCCAGCCCCAGGACGGCCCCgacccccccggcaccccccgtGGGGCGGCTCCTGCGGGGCCGAGCTGCCTGCAGACCCCTGCACCAGGGCCTCGCTGCCCTCGTGGTAAAGGGTTTCTTCCTAATACCTCGTCTAAATCCcccctttttaaatttaaaaccaCCCCCCTCACCCTACCACTGCATGTCCTGGTAAAGTCCCTCCCCGGCTCCTTACAGCCCCCCCCCGTGGCCCCTCTCCAGCAGCCCCGTGGCCTTGCACCCACCCCGAGCCGAGgggtggcaggggacagcaggggacagcagggacagtCCCCCCCTCGCCCGCCGGCCTCGCTGCTTCGGGTGCAGCCAGGATGTGGTTGGCTTTCTGAGCCGCACACGCTGCCGGCCGCCGCACTTGGCCCTGCCGAGCCTCGCGAGCTTCCCGTGGGCACCCTGAAGCCCTCGGGTCCCCGCTGaaggcatcccttccctccgGCGTGCCGACACCGCCTGGCGTCACCGCAGCCGTGCTGGGAGAAGGGGGTCTTACTGCTGAGGGGAAGGGGCCGAGCTGGGGCTCGCAGTGGGGCCTCGTGGGCCCGGGGGTGGTTTTGGTGACTTTGGTTGTTCAGCTGTGCGGTTAGGGAGCTCTTTCCAGGGGGGTTGCCCAAGTGAGGGTGCCTCGATGCCTGCTTGGTGGCTGGGCTCAAGCTGGGCACCACAGGGTGAGGGCTGGGGCCGTGTTCAGCATCCCCCCGGGGGCTGGCCGCGGACCCACGTCACCCacggcacagccctgcaggcgAGGCTGCACCGGGAGGAACGGGTGTACAGCACGGGCAGAGCCTCGGCCCAGGTGGACACCGAGAAGCTCAGAAGTGGAACCGACGGGGAGCTCATGGACATCGCCAAGGTGGGACAGGTAACGCCAGGTTCCACCCAGCACATGGGCAGGGTCCCAGCAAAAAGCACCAGGGACAAGGTGGCAGACAAGAGGGTGACAACTGGGGCGAGCTGTGTCCCGGGCCACGGCAGGCGCGAGGCCAGCAGCCCGAGGGATGGGGCTGGCCCCCGCTGGGTGCCAGGGAGGGCACGGCCGGGTGCTGCACCTCCTCTTCCGTGCTCCTGCCagcgagctgctgctgcaaagtcAGGCTCAGAGATTGCCccggggacagcagggacagcagggacggggacacggggggccaggggcagctctgccctgaaAACTGAGCCACCCGCGTGCTGCTACCTGCTGAATAATAGAGGAGCCGGCGGGCAGCTGGAGAGAAACGTGATCCCGCGAGCCCAGGGAAGACATccgagctgccagcagctgccataCACCCGCAGGGCAGGAGCCTTCCTCCCCGCCGTGCCGTGTGGCCGCAGGGCTCTGTGCATCCTCGGGGCCGTGAGGATGAGGATGGCCGCGTGAGCCACGCACAGGAGGTGGCTCCCCGGGCGGTGAGGCTGAAGGAGCCTCCCTCAGCTCAGCCCCCATGTCCAGAGCGGGGGAGATGGTTTATATCCCGGATGACTCCGACTTCAGCTCGTTCAGGGAGCAGTGTGAGAGCCTGGAGGGCTGGCACTGCCGCTACAACAAGGCTGGCGTCACCGTCTGGAGCCAGGGCCAGGAGGAAAGCTGCGCCGTGCAGAAAATCAAGGTGAGCCCTCTCCTGCGCGCCCCCCTGTCacaccagcaccctgctgcagcccgCCCCAAACAGCAGCGCTTGGGGGGTTTGGCCccaaaagcatttctgcagctggcGAGATGCCCCGCGGGCTCTCTGCCTGCCCCATGCTCTCAGCATCTGGACCAGGACGCTGCTGCGGAGTGGAAACGTGCCAGGGGCACGCCCGTGTGCGCTCACCTTGCCGCTGCCCTTGCTCAGGTGGGAACGACCTTGTGGAGATGGCCTTGTCGGGAGCCCCCAGGGCATGAGATGGGCAGGCGGGTGCCTCTCCCCCGGCCGTGCCGTCGTGGGGCACATCACCGCACGTCCCGCACCAGCCGAGCATCCCTGAGGGTTTCGGGTGCCCCacgtgctgtgctggggactttgctgcctgccaggggaTGGATCTGGGATGCAGACCCTGGGGCTGTCACACCGTGCTGCTCACACACATGGCACCAGTGACTGTGCTGGGTGACCTTGAGTGTACCAAGAGTGGCTGTGGGGCGAGGGAGCCCCGTCACCTCCTCCATCCCGCTGGTGGAGGGGTTACAACAGCACAGGAGCATCCCACAGGGCAGCGCTTGGCTCCAGGGCACTGTCCTGGCTTTTCTGCCACAGGATCCTCACCGAGGATCAGACAGGGATGGGGTCTGCCAGAGAAAGTGGGGCTGGAGCAATCGATCAAGAGGCTGACCTGGCAAGGAGGGCTTCCACCAGGGAAGGGTGACCATGACCTGCAGAGTTGGGAGACATGAGGAGGTGGTGAGGAGGCACCTGGGGCAgagggtgctggaggaggctcTTGCACCGCTCTCCTGATCGCAGAGCGGCCGCAGCCCAGCGCGACaccaggaggaggctgtggatgccccatccctgggggtgctcaaggccctgggcaacctgatctagtgggtggcatccctgcctgtggcaagCGGTTGGAAGCAGGTGACCTTTAAGGACCGTCCCTTGCAACCccaagcattctgtgattccatgagGAGCTGGGCGTGCAGGCACATGGTGATTGCAATGCTGCTGCGGGCGGAGGCCTGGCAGGGTCAAggtgatgaggaagaggaggagaaggaggagaggcagagatgCAGCTCTGACATGGGATGGGTGGTGAGCCAGGGCAAGCTCCCAGGCCAGGACCAAGCAGCACACAAGCCAACTGGGCGTTCACAAGTCCACAGGACCATGTAGGATGCACCCGAGGGTGCTAAGGGGTCTGGCTGAAGTCACGGAGACTGCAGGAGGTCCCTGATAACCAGGAAGAGGCAAACATCACAACATCACATCCGTCCTCCagaagggcaaggaggaggctgcagggcaccGCAGGCTGCTGCACCACCTCCATCCCCGTGCAGGAGGTGGAGCACAGCCGTGTCCAGGCGCCCGAAGGACAAgaagggacatggggacagcagcagcggCACGGTGGTCAGGACAGGCTGGCAGGGTCCTGGCAATGTCCAGCCCTGTGCAAACAAGCGCAGCCCGGCAGAGGATGCGGAGTTATATCTGCCCTTTCCACTGCTGAGCCCCATGGAGAAGGGGTCCCAGGAGGGTTCAGGGGGCTCAGCATCACCACGCCATCGCCCAGCCGGGGGCACTGCCAACAGCTCCTTGGTGCAGATTTTGGTGGGGCTGTAGGAGGATAGGCAGTACGCTTTagggggggatttggggggtgCAGTGGTCCCGCTGGGGCACCCGGTGCTTCCAGGAGGATGCGCgagctcttcctgcagcagcaggtccgGGTGAGGACGGGCTGGGTGCTCCCACCCCACGGTGCCCCACgggcacagctccagccccgCGGGGCAGACACCTCACCCCGGGGAAAGCTGGCCTGAGATTGATGGGACCTGCCACCCGCGTTCAAAGGGCCGTCTCCCATTACACGGCGCTGCCGCGCACCTCATCAAAGATGCAAGGCCTCTAACGAGGAGCAGATGACATCTCCTTCCTCCAGcgctgggaggagcagggatggggcCATCAATAATGCACGCGCCTGCGCCCGCGGGCGGCTCCGGTTGCAGCCGGACCAGCCAAGAGGAGCAGCCTCAAGTCCCCATCCCCGGGGGTGGGCACGGTCCCGGGGTCCCGAGGGGGACCTGAGGGGGACCCGATGGGGATGTGACCGCCTGTCTCCCCGCAGACCCGCATCTCCTGCAAGGACGTCCCCGCCGAGACGCTCTATGACGTGCTGCACGACACCGGCTACCGCAAGAAGTGGGACTCGCACGTCATCGAGACCTACGACATCGGGCGCCTGACCGCGAACGCCGACGTGGGATACTACTCCTgtgagcagcccccagcccctccccggcaccccagggtgcccccaGCCAGGCTGTAACCGGGTGTCTCTGCAGGGAAGtgccccagccccctgaagAACCGGGATTTTGTCACGCTGCGCTCCTGGCTGCCCCTGGGCGATGACTACATCATCCTCAACTACAGCGTCAAGCACCCGGTGGGTGCCTGCGGCCCCTGGGGGCCCCAGGGCAGCCGTGGGCAGCTGCTCGGGCAGGCTCTGAGGCTCGCGGGGTCTTTTTGCAGAAATACCCTCCCCGGAAGGATTTTGTCAGGGCCGTGTCCCTGCAGACCGGTTACCTGATCAAGGCCAACGGCACCGGCGCCTGCGTCCTCTATTACCTCACCCAGGTGGACCCCCGAGGTGAGAGCCGGGAGGGGACGCTGCGGTGTGATCCCATGGGGACAGGTCTCCAGAGCTGAGAGCCGTGGCACTGCAGAgtagtttgggttggaagggaccctaaagcccacccagtgccacccctgccatgggcagggacatctcccaccatCCcgggctgcccacagccccatccagcctggccttgggcactgcagcgatggggcacccacagctcctctgggcagccaggGCCTCGCCTCCCTCAGAGGGAAGGATTTCCCCCTTAGAGTGAATCAAAATCTACTTTCCtccagtttaaaaccattaccccttgtcctgtcactgcaggCCCTTGTACAAAGGATCCCATCTTTCTCATAagcccctttaggtactggaaggccgctgtgCAGTGTCTCcaaaccttttcttctccaggctgaatggCCCCGActctcccagcctttcttcacagctCCATCCCTCTGAGCGTTCTCGTGGCCTCGTGGATTTTCCATCCGCCagcacccccaagtccttctccacagggctgctctcaatccgCCCCTTGCTCAGCCTGCGTTCACACTTAGGGTTGCCCCAActcttgcacttggccttgttgaacttcatgaggttctgGTGGGCCCACCATGGATCTCCACCATCCTGAGACCCAAAGGGAAGTGGGGACAACAATGGGATGTTGGGGAACCCTCCAGAGCACGGCATGGGGCAGTAGCCATCAGACCTTGGCCAATGCACCCGGCAGGGATTTTGGAGGCTTGTGGCATCTCCAGGTCAGCTCCATGATGGGGCTTTGGGTCTTGCAGGGTCGCTGCCGAAGTGGGTGGTGAACCGGGTCTCGCAGTTCGTGGCACCCAAGGTAAGCAGGGTGTGGGGCTGGTGGTGGGGCCCCAAAgcagccgtggggctgggggagccgaGGGGCTGGTGTCccaagcccagcccagccccctAGAGAAGCAAGCGGTGGTGCAGCACGGGGTGGCTGTGATGGGCTGGACCAGCTCTTCCCGCAGGCAATGAAGAAGATCTACAAGGCAGGGCTGAAGTACCCCGAGTGGAAGCGCAGGCACGACCCCGGGTACAAGCCCTGGGTGTACCCGGAGCAGAGCACGCTGCCCAGCCTCAGCCTGGCCGAGCTCTCACTGCAGCACGCCGACTCGCTGGAGCGCATCGATGAGACCGGGCTGACCGAGGACCACCTGAGCACCAGCGACCACGAGGCCTGacggccccccccccagcgAGGGGGGGTGGCGGGGACATGGCACCTGGTGCCCCCCAAATCCTCCGTCAGTCCTCCTGCGGGAACCAGGGGTGCTGGGAAGGGGGGAGGACCGCCCTGGTGCCCATGCACTTGGTGCCTGTGGAGATGTCCCCATGCAGGTGGCAGAGCGGGATGCAGGACTGGGTGCAGGGAGAGgtaaaaaaagggggaaggagacTTCCTGGCATGGAAGGGGCTTTGCCTTGCTGCTCTGAGACCTTCTGGGTGTGCTCCTCACGGCCCCAGAAGTGGAGGGTCTGTGTGGGACCTGCCCAggctttgcagcagcacagcactgggaCCGTCCCTCTCTCTGTCCCGAggtcctgccctgccagctccaggtCCCCCCAGGCTCTGCGTGACCCCCACCTCCAGGAGCCCCCCAGGTCCCCTCCTGGGTGACGGGTTCACCGCCGCAGGCTGCCTCtggtgtttgctgctgctgtggtttctGGCACAATAAAGGGGTTGGTGTGTGCACAGCCACCGAGCTGCGGGACGGCGTGGGGCACCGAGCACCCCCGGGCTGCGCTGGGTgccagcaccccagggtgcccgCTCAGcgggggcaggggctgggaggggacagagaggGGGGCGCTGGGCTCTGCGCATCTGGAGGGAGCAACGCTGggctctgcacagctgcacGGCCGTGGGTGGGTGTGCGTGGGCACGGGGCGGCTTCCGCCGGACAGCGGGAAGTTTGTCTGGACAGACGGCGCGGGGGGAACAAGCTGACGAGTGCTGGATTTTTCCACCCACCCGTTTGCTGCAGGATTCCTGCCTCGGAGAGGTTCGAGCCTGCTCTGTGCCGATGCACACAGGGACAACACTGCTGGCGGGGCTGGGCCCAAGACCTGTCCCAGCAAGGTTAAGGGCAGGGGACATGGACCAGGACGTGGTGGCCCCCATGAGGATAACCCCCAGGGCTTGCAGAGCCACCAGCCCCTGGGGCTTTGGGGTCCCTCTGATCGCCCAGCCTCCCTCTGAGTGCCGCTGCCCTGTGCTTGCTGTGCCTTGTGCTGCCCCTTTTGTGCTTCTCCCCATCTCACCCGGCCGCCCACCCTGGCATCCCAGGCACAGACACTCGCTGCCCCCCTTTAGCCACCCCACAGCATCACCTACATCCCCTGTGGGAGAAActcccctgggtgctgccccgATGGGTGCCCAGACCCCGCAAGGCGCTGACACGAAGGCCACCCCGACGACCTCTCCTTGCTCCCCAGGTGTTTCTCTTCCATAACCAGGCTGCGGCTTCTGCTGCAGGGGCATTTTAAGtgaattttctgtgattttcagcCGGCCCAAAGTAGGggcgaggagctgctgcctgagctccaagaggctggggggggggagttcCTGGTACCCAGCCCGGGATGCTGCCCCTAATGTCTGGGGTGACGGCGGCACCGGGTGCACCGGGAGGACAGGAGGggtggcagggacagggacccGCATCCAGCGCCGGGCTGCGACCGAGCTCCCAGCATCACCACGCCTGGGGGGTCTTGTGAtgcccgtggggctggggagggggacatCCCCAACCTTGTGGGGTGCTGGACCCCCAGCATGACATTTTCACCCCAAAAGACACCTCGCTGATGGTTTCCCCAGCAAGGAGCCGTGTGCCAGCATCCCCCGAGtgagggagggagcaggcagggtgcctggggggggggggggggggggcccggagCCCCCCTGGGTACCCTTGCTGGGATTATGGGGGCGAGGGCAGCGGGGGCTGTGGCCCCCCAGGAGAGCACATCTGGCCGGCTCTTCCTGCCTGGCCCCGGTGCAGGGATTGGAAAGGAAAcgggaagctgctgctgggggagagaTTAGTTCAGCAGCGAGCGATGTCAGCCAGCCCCacggatggggggggggggcgcggggcccgTGCAGCCCCCGTGCACCATAGCACCCGGTGTCCCAAATGCCACCAGGCTAGGGGAGGGTGTCGCCCTGTCCCTGGGCTCTCACGCTTTGCAGGTGACATCTCCTGAGCTCGCAGGGGGGTCGCATCCCCACCACCCACGCTGGGAGCAATGGGCCCCCCCGAGCAGCCTGCCTCAGATACGTGTGTCCTGTGCCCCCCCTGCAGCAGGTCTGTGAGagcgctgcctccagcccccggTCCTGCTCCTcgccctccctgcccctctgccgTGCCCTGCAAACCCCCCGGGGCCGCTCAGCCCCACGCTCCCAGCTCCCCCATGGGGCAATCGCCCTGAGCCCCCcaccctctgctgctccctgggtgcagggacggagggagggatggagagagggagggatggagggaaggaggaaggaaggagggatggCCGGGCAGCTGGACACACGGAC
This genomic interval from Oxyura jamaicensis isolate SHBP4307 breed ruddy duck chromosome 13, BPBGC_Ojam_1.0, whole genome shotgun sequence contains the following:
- the LOC118173902 gene encoding START domain-containing protein 10-like isoform X1, with the translated sequence MSRAGEMVYIPDDSDFSSFREQCESLEGWHCRYNKAGVTVWSQGQEESCAVQKIKTRISCKDVPAETLYDVLHDTGYRKKWDSHVIETYDIGRLTANADVGYYSWKCPSPLKNRDFVTLRSWLPLGDDYIILNYSVKHPKYPPRKDFVRAVSLQTGYLIKANGTGACVLYYLTQVDPRGSLPKWVVNRVSQFVAPKAMKKIYKAGLKYPEWKRRHDPGYKPWVYPEQSTLPSLSLAELSLQHADSLERIDETGLTEDHLSTSDHEA
- the LOC118173902 gene encoding START domain-containing protein 10-like isoform X2 produces the protein MYSLSRCLYLLQSLLITLFGDKNSCLEIRTRISCKDVPAETLYDVLHDTGYRKKWDSHVIETYDIGRLTANADVGYYSWKCPSPLKNRDFVTLRSWLPLGDDYIILNYSVKHPKYPPRKDFVRAVSLQTGYLIKANGTGACVLYYLTQVDPRGSLPKWVVNRVSQFVAPKAMKKIYKAGLKYPEWKRRHDPGYKPWVYPEQSTLPSLSLAELSLQHADSLERIDETGLTEDHLSTSDHEA